Below is a window of Syngnathus typhle isolate RoL2023-S1 ecotype Sweden linkage group LG12, RoL_Styp_1.0, whole genome shotgun sequence DNA.
AAAGCTCCTTCCAACATGTCAACATTGGaattgaagttaaaaaaaaaaatggcggagGCGGCAAACTTTTTTTGACGTCTCGACTGTCGCGGAAGTGAGCCAAAGCTTTACGCAGGCAGGTGcagcttgcaaaaaaaaaagaaagcctccGCTTTGTAAATATTGAGATTGGCCTCTCGAACTGGCCCCCGGCCGGTCGGCCTCTCCGCTTTTATTGATGAAGCTGCTGACTAATCCGTGGCATTTTCCTGTAAATAGCGTTGTGCATGtgaaaagacccccccccccccccccgccctctcTCCCCCTCCCATTCTCACATTCACATGCATGTGTGCGAGTGCAATTGGCAAACTTCTTCGGCCTCACTTTCAGACCTCTCACGTGTGTCAATCATGTCAAAGTTGTGCATCAGGGCCAGACATTCCAAATCCTAGCAGGCTTGCTGTGGACGTGGACGTGGATGACACACGTGCACAATCGTCAtcaatcttaaaaaaaatatttttctacaCTTGGAGTGGATGGAAGTATAAAGTTACTCCATCCCACAAAGTGCATGACGGTAAACTAACCAACCGCGTGTGGTCCCAAACATAATCCCGTTTACTTTCTGTACCTACAAAGACTGACCAGTGGGGGGCAGTGTATAACAAATTGTCACCCACTGTAGTGAGTGACGGACGATACTGTATTTGTGTCCACTTTTTATTTGTCCATCAGTCACGacatcgtgtcagcttttcccTTGTCCACTGTGAAACTTCACAGCAAGAAATTCATtcctgtaaaagtaaaaaaaaaaaaaaaaaaaagacgagcaTAGTGGGAAAGGAAAAGGCCGCAATAGCAATTTGGGGCCTGGCTGGGTTGTGCCCAGCTTGACATCCAGGTCCACTGGAGAAGCGGTGAGCTCGGTATCCATGACAACCTCAGCATCGCTCTGATTGGCTCTCCCTGCGAGGGAATTAAGGCGCGCGTCAGCCAATGTGCGTTCGCGGGGATGCTTGGTGCAcggctgatggcggccgcggcggCGACGGGTGCCTTGCTTGTCCACAGCGCGTGACAGGCGGCCGCAGGGACGCGAAGGTGGCGAGGAGCCCGCAGGATACGCGTGGAACACCACCTGGggggccccccaaaaaatattttttttttcaaagaaaaatcCACGAGCACGCGCACTTTTGCAGGATATTCTTCTTGATGTGATTTTTGATCAAGTCGGGTGCGCGCGCCTTATCCGGGCAGAACACCAAACAAGCAAGTTCGGATTGTGGATATAGCAGCCAGAATCAAGTCGGTaccaggacttttttttttttttttttggcagcccACGCGAGAGGAGAAAGGCATCGAGGGCGGTGGGTGGGGTGGAGGACTCAAGACGTGGTTCCGTGTGGAGAGGCCTGCCGAGCCAGTCTTTGGAAGGGGGAGGTCGGCCGTGCAAGGCGCGCCGCGGGCCGCAGACATGATGGTCCACTGTGCCGGCTGTGAGCGGCCCATCCTGGACCGGTTCCTGCTCAACGTGCTGGACCGGGCCTGGCACGCCAAATGCGTGCAGTGCTGCGAGTGCAACTGCAAGCTGACCGACAAGTGCTTCTCGCGGGACGGAAAGCTCTACTGCAAGGTGGACTTCTTCCGGTAGGGATCGCAAAAACGaaaccaccaaaaaaaaaaaaaaaagcagcagcatCCGGTCGTCATATTAGTTTTGTTATTATTGTGCGCCGTATTTGTTGCTACTTTGCTTGTTTGGAGAAATAAGTGGCCCCCTGTTGACTTTATAGTCAATATTGACATAGTGTACAAATACACAAAAAAACGCGCGTTATTTGTGTAAAAATAAGTTAGCGGTTCGGCAAATTCGTTTTGGGCTTCATTTAAAACGAATGATAAAAATGCACGTGGAGAAAGAGATGTGTGTATTCTGGTTTTAGTCATTCAAAGTCGTcaaagaatattaaaaaaaaaaaaaaagccaacgaTCAAAGTTGAATATTGGTAATATAACGATCATTTCCAAAATGGCTATAATTCAAGCcattatattttaatatatttaatcaTTATTTTCCAATTAAAAATACCCAGTAGGGTTGTGCGACGTTGCATTACTGTGCCAAAGAACGTAATCAGCcgagaaaaaagaaataggaATCCAGTCTGACGATTTGAAAGACACGTGATTATTATATGTACAATTTGAGACAGACGCATTAAGCCCTGAGTGTTCAGGCGCTAACAAACAAGCTcataaaaaaatacagcaaaCTCGTTAGCTGTCTGTTTATTTCACGTAATTGCTTTGCTATTTTTAAAATGCACGCCACGAAACCCATTTGATCAAATAATCATAAAGCCAAATCGTTTGCTcattagatttaaaaataaaatcctatACGTGCACTTTGCCGTGTTCTCGTTTTTTAGtcaccccaaaaaagctcccatAAGCAGCTTTCGAACATAATcctaattaaaacaaaatggaatattttaattcatataatgactttttctattttgaaaataatactCTCGGTGCAGCCGTGTGTATTCTGCTTTGAATTATTCAAATGAGCCAGGAAGCGGCTTCTTTTTTGGGGAAAGCTTCGCCAATCGCACCCTCCCGCGAATGCTCGAACCAAAACGTCAATGATTGGGACTGACTGAGTGAGTAGTTGCTTGCttacttgcttgcttgcttggttggttggttggggcTCGTCCCGGCCTACCTGCGCGTATGCAAATGAGCGCCCCATTAACGGCCGCCACGACTAATCACGCTAATGTGTCCAATTGTTGTGCAGAGTGGACACGCAGGCCAGTCACAGGCGGCCATGCATGAGAAAGGCGAGAGCGGGGACTGATCCCAGGGCCCCCCCATTAGTCTTAAAACAATAGATGGCCATGCATTTCCCCTCCCCATGCATGTCACCTCCTTTCAGGTGCCTGTGAAACAGCTGCAAAACAGcttctttgtttatttatttattttgctgccAGGTGATCACAATttagggctttttttttgggggggggggggggggggtcttgaaaGTCCTCCTACGCACGTCTTATATGGATTAAGAGAAGATTTCCACGCCTAAAATACATCCCACTCTGCCTAATCCTGTCTCATATCCTTGGCTACAATGTGCTGATTGCCACTAATGTGTTTCGCGTGGGTTCATTACCAGGTCCAGGATGGATTTTTCCCAAAAGtaatattattatgattatttatgaCGTATATGTTTTATATTGGTGTATGTTGTTTTAATAACGTTATTGGGCTGATTGGAATTTTTGATATTTTTCTATCAATATTCCCAGCAAGTATTTGGAAGTATTTTCTCGTGCGTGCACAGAGCAAAATGAGAAGTACATTAACAACATATTTATTCAAATAACAACGTAAAAGgattatttttctcatttgtttgtctaatgggaaaaaaaatcttttagttTCGTTCATTCCTTGAACAATTAAAAAGTCCTTTCCATTGCATTAAGCGCAAATGTCCGAAGCCGCCTCGCTATCGCGCCGTTTTCTCGCTCGGCCTCCGCCTGCTGCCTCCCGCGAAGCTCTCCAGCGCGCGCTTTTGCGCCGTTTGCATAATCCCGCTAACTAACAAACAAACGGCGGCGCAAACAAAGACTAAAACAAATCCTGGTTTGTGTTGACTctcttgcaaatgttttttctctcttctgcttcttctcccccctcccctcccgtccCCTCCCCCGTGTGTGCATATGCGCTCGCACGCAGGCGGTTCGGTACCAAGTGCGCCGGCTGCCTGCAGGGCATCTCGCCCAGCGACCTGGTGCGCAAGGCGCGCAGCAAGGTGTTCCACCTCAACTGCTTCACCTGCATGGTGTGCCACAAGCAGCTGTCCACCGGCGAGGAGCTCTACGTCATCGACGAGAACAAGTTTGTGTGCAAGGACGACTACCTGAGCTCGGCCACCATCAAGGAGGTCAGCCTCAACTCAGGTACGAAAGTGAGCCTCAGCAACACTTTACGGAATGATTATTTGATCCAATACAATAATAGCATGCAGTGCAAAAATTGgcattgtggtttttttttttttccgaatgaATGTTCTCCAAATGATATCCAATTTAGGGCCGATACGGATCTCGCACCCTTAACCGCGTCGTTTCTAGAAGCCAAgctaaacaataataaaactatATTTGGGTGCAATGTAGACCCTTTATTTATCGTTGGCAAAttacacaaatgtttatttttgcgtTTTTTCCCGACCTCTAAGGACTATTTTTATGATCGTTACGCGTCGCCAACTATTGTTATTAAGCGACGTCCcgacacgcgcgcgcacagaaAATGATTCCATCTATTTACGATGACATCAAATAGATCCACATTTGCTTGCGATTATTGAGCTATTAATCAGCCCAATAGAAAACCAAGATTCCTCTTTTTTGTCAGCGACTCTGATTAAAAGCCGCATCTCCGTCGTCGCAGTGTCGTCGTGCACGGACCGGAGCCTGTCACCGGACGTGCAGGACGGCGCCTTGCTGCAAGACGAGCTGAAGGAGGGGGACAACTGCACGTCGTCGGACAAGGAGACCAATAATATCGAGAACGAGGAGCAGAACTCGGGGGCCAAGCGGCGGGGCCCGCGCACCACCATCAAGGCCAAGCAGCTGGAGACCCTCAAGGCCGCCTTCGTGGCCACGCCCAAGCCCACGCGACACATCCGGGAGCAGCTGGCGCAGGAGACCGGCCTCAACATGCGCGTCATACAGGTAAGACGAGCGGTGGCaggtttttatttgtattattattaatggTCGCTGTCGGGGTGCGTTACGAATAATAATGGGctcatatttattattatgtttcTAGCTGAAGTTGTTATTCACATgcagtttcccttttttttttttaacataacaCACCTTTTAGAAAATGGCGGAAAATGCGACAATTCAATAGAATAGACAACAAATCGTGTTCTCTTTTTAAGTAATACCCAAGTTTAAAACTATTGAAGtagaatgatttgaaaatcgcccaaatatataatatttatataccTCGCAAAGGAATTTTGATTCGTGCTTTGGACAGGAAAAGGTAGCGCCACCTGGTGTACACatcaaatagaaaataaaagtatTGTCTTGTTTTAAATTGAATGGGGAGAAATGGTGCTCTCACGAGTTTTCAAAGTGAAAAGTGTCACttttggtgcaaaaaaaaaacggcttctAATTAATAATTGATTCGGAATGAGTTTAACAAAATGTCCTTACAGGCTCTTTAAATTAATTGCGTCGTTAAATGAAATCATTAAAAACACAatgagatttattttatttattttttttaattcaaagcaGTTGCTACTAAATGACATCATCCGCTGCGgcgtgctgaaaaaaaaaaagaagccatttgcGAGCGAATGTTTCGTCGTGTTCTTTTGATGAAAACTCCTTGTGACCTTTGCAAAAACACATTGCATTGTTCCATCTTTCCGCCATCTCCATGTCTGCAGGCATTCCATTTCCTTTTCCCAATTAACAGCGACAAAAAGACACAATCACAACACAACGTGCCtgcgcctgcgtgtgtgtgtgttttttttttttaatgtgtttgtttcagTCACACAGCCGTGAAATTAGTCATAGGTGGTGGTCTTGTTTTAGCTGAGGGGCCACCGCACGCATGCGGGAACCCCTCCTGcgtccctgcctgcctgcgtgtgtgcgtatttccacacacactcacacacgggCACACACAATGTCAGGATGATTAGCGCCATCTCTGCCAAGTGTGATGTGGCTTTTTGTGCGCTGGCTGTGATTATCGCTGATTTCACAGATTTACatatgcccccccccaccaccatccTCCTTTTTTTCCCACCTCTGTGGAGCATACACACATCTTAtacgtatgcatgtgtgtgtgtgtgcatctccATCCATCCGTGCTTGCATCCATCAGTGTGTTCACACCATGGTcctcctgcgtgtgtgtgtgcgtgtgtggggtgAACCGAGCCAAAATGGAAGCTGCGTTTGGGCCTCGCTGCTTGTGTTAAATAGCAACGCTcccccagtgtgtgtgtgtgtgtgtgtgtgtgtgtgcgtgtgatctCTCTCGAGGGGAGCGAGAGCATTTCCATAAAAATGTACCCAACACGTCGCCGATTGTTCTCAATAAGCAGGTGTTGCctcggcatgtgtgtgtgtgtgtgtgtgtgtgtgtgtgtgtgtgtgtgtgtgtgtgtgtgtgtgttttgttaacATGCATGACAGCGGCACTGGCTGGCTGCTGTGCAAATGCTTGATTCTGCAGCACTGGCCAAAACAAGACACTGTTGGCAGAATTTTGGAAATCATGCAAatgcattcatctttttttaaaaggtgttttttttttttttttttttaacggggTAATATATAAATGGGTTCCAACACAATTTCGTAAAAATCAAAGACAATTTAGCGTTTACTATGATGCAAATGTGCGTGTCTTTGACGTCGTTTCGGAAACATCCAAAATAATTTAGAGGTGCTTTGGGAAATATCAAAGGCGATCTTGCCGGTTCGTGCTGAAGAGATTGCCGCGGAAGTCGAAAGGATCCTCTCCTGCGTTAAAGTTAGCAAAAGTTTTTAGAAATAGAATCATTTTGATCCAAATCAAAGATGGTGCAATCATTAAAGAAGGTgtgaatttttttggggggcaggtCTGGTTCCAGAACCGAAGATCCAAGGAACGACGGATGAAGCAGCTGAGCGCTTTGGGGGCTCGCAGACACGCCTTCTTCCGGGGCCCGAGGAGAATGAGGACCCTGGGGGGGCGGCTGGAGGACCCGGACATCTTGGGACCCGCTGCCTACGGCTACTACGGGGGTCAGTGGCGCTTCCTTTCCAAAagcaaagacaaaacaaaacaaaataaacgcTTGTGACAACGTGGCTGGCGAGTCGCAAGCGCTACCTGGGTCGTCACCCGAAAAAGCTCTTTAGCTCTTTGTCGCTGTCACCTGTCACGGCTGAGAGGATGAAGCCGTTTATTCCAATCAGTCTCTTTGTAAACAAATCCGCCCGGAACTGCTTTGGACGCCGCTCACTCCCTCGCTTGGATTTGGCGACGCTATTCTTGTAGCGGGAGGCGAGCGTCTGGGCCCAGGGCAGGAACCACGGATGGCTTAGCGTACCACTTGATGCTAACATCAAAGATGAGACAGTCTTTGATGAATTGACCGTACTTTTCGTTACACAATCGACGTTTTTTTTCGTCAAACGTTTGTTTGCATCGGAGCGAGCCTCGTGTCCCGTATCtgtcaacaacaaaaacaatgtgtGTCAACATCAAAGAGCAATTTTAGCCCGCAACGAAGCTAACGTAGGCGTTTTTGGAAACACCCATTTCAAGTCTTCAATGAGTCCGCATGCGGATAGTGAGGACAAAACCTTGGTCTCCCGCTTTTGGCTCCCTCGCTTTCTTCACCCGCCGCTTTTCAGGCCCCTTTGTGGTGCCGCTTAGACCGGctttatacgtgtgtgtgtgtgtgtgtgtgtgtgtgtgtgtgtgtgtgtgtgtgcgcagtccCCTTTGCACAGTGCCTGC
It encodes the following:
- the lhx5 gene encoding LIM/homeobox protein Lhx5; protein product: MWPLKASRWTIVSKAKTSSDSRGGSEPTREEKGIEGGGWGGGLKTWFRVERPAEPVFGRGRSAVQGAPRAADMMVHCAGCERPILDRFLLNVLDRAWHAKCVQCCECNCKLTDKCFSRDGKLYCKVDFFRRFGTKCAGCLQGISPSDLVRKARSKVFHLNCFTCMVCHKQLSTGEELYVIDENKFVCKDDYLSSATIKEVSLNSVSSCTDRSLSPDVQDGALLQDELKEGDNCTSSDKETNNIENEEQNSGAKRRGPRTTIKAKQLETLKAAFVATPKPTRHIREQLAQETGLNMRVIQVWFQNRRSKERRMKQLSALGARRHAFFRGPRRMRTLGGRLEDPDILGPAAYGYYGEYQGDYYGPATNYDFFPHGPPSSQAQSPAESPYILGSGPGAMEGSGHLPSDDQRFTDMISHAETPSPEPGSLQPGPGEAYGGGPSPPFSLASNSSYSAPMSHQGPEMGEAAAW